Within Ictalurus furcatus strain D&B chromosome 3, Billie_1.0, whole genome shotgun sequence, the genomic segment ctactgatattttacagagaaataaaataaaaataatttgtaatttcctcatttataagtcgttttggataaaagcgtctgctaaatgaatacatgtaaataacaGCCATAGTCTAATCATCACCAAACAATACTCAAATGTGACAATTAATATCAGCCAAATCCACCCAAAGAGACACCCAACATTTTGataatattatgtttatatgttaATCAATCCTGTCAAACAATCTCCTAAATTTTTAGTCTTAATCGTCAATATCACACAAACTAGGTAAGTAACATTCTGTGCACTGACACGTTATTTTAATGAGCCCAACCATATGCATCCTCACTTTATGAGAATATACAGTAGAGTAGAAtccttttttctccctttcctCAAATTATCATACTGTTGCCTTGTTAAAGTCCCTGTATTAATGTCTCCGTGACCTACTCCTCTGCCTTTTGCCTTCAGGTGAGACAACACTTCTAGTGAGCACCAAGATGATGGTCGGGGGTCGACGTCTCTCATTTGTCAATGACCTGGATGTGACACAGGATGGGAAGAAGGTGTATTTCACTGACTCCAGCAGCAGGTGGCAGCGTAGGGACTTCATGAAACTCATCATGGAGGCCACAGCAGATGGCAGGTAAGTGGGATTTAAAAATTCCCTACTGACTACAGTGAGTTTACAGCTTTGATTTTACTGTAGATTCAGgtaatattgtttttaatgcactttgCTGCTACAGttaataatgtgtatgtgtatgtgtatatgggGCACTGGTgccttggcagttaaggctctgggttactgatcggaaggtcggggtccaagccccagcactgccaagctgccactgttgggtccttgagcaaagcccttaaccccctctgctccaggggcgctgtatcatggctgaccctgcgctcagaccccagcttcctgacaggctggggtatgcgaagaaaacaatttcactgtgctctaccgtattactgtatatgtgaccaataaagactcattatttttatatatatatatataatttattttataaattttatatataattatatatatataatttatatatatataatttatttatatcctctgaaagctctttttggcgaggcatggctcacataagcatgtgcttcttgtgcagagcaaactccaaaagttttatcagtcaaagtagctgtagtccacatcTCCATGGTGTGTATTATTGGGTGTAtttttttagacacattatatttgtcaatacccttgacttagatgaagatcagatcacattttatgacaaatttatgcagaaatccatgaaattccaaaaggttcacatactttttcttgccactgtgtgtgtgtgtgtgtgtgtgtgtgtatatatatgtatgtatgtgtgtgtgtgtgtgtgtgtgtgtatgatatatatacatatacatacacacacacacatatatatatatatatatatatataaggcagTTCAGTTAATGCTATGGTTGCTGAtactaatttgtttttttagggTTCTGGAGTATGATACTGAGACTAAAGAGGTTGCTGTTATGATGGAGAACTTGCGCTTCCCTAATGGTATTCAACTCCTTCCAGATGAAGAGTCTGTTCTTGTTGCTGAAACTACGATGGCAAGAATAAGGAGGTAGGTTTCCTTCTTACTGTTTGGTGGGTGTCTGGGCTATATTGTAAAAATGGACTTTGTTTTTGATATGTTTTTGCAGCAAGTTTGAAAAATGTGAACTCAATGCCATTTCATTAGTTCAACAGTGACAAAAGCCTCACTATATTACCATGTCATTTAACTCAACTGGCTATATCTCTGTCACGTGAGGTATTCATTTGAATAACTGTGATTAGCCAATGGCTGAAATTAACGAACAGTGCAAGCAAATATTTCAGATGATGCTTTTGAATAATGCAGTTTAATTGTACGCTGAccaacatacagtgctgtgaaaaagtattttcaccatcctgatttcttctggttttgtattatatctcatactaaatagttttagatcttcaaatgaaatacaagataaaacaaaggcaatctgaataaacaaataatacagtttttattattttttttattgaagcaaaaaagagTTATCCAACACTATTTGcctccttaaacttaaaatctggttgtgtgatctttagcagcaataactgcaaccaaatgcttccgataactggagattaGTTTTTCACAGTGTGGTGGTGGAATATTGGCCCActgttctttgcagaactgctttagttcagctaTACTGGAGGGTTTTCAAGTATGAACTGACCTTAAAcgttaaggtcctgccacagcatctcaattggttcaagtcaggactttgactaagCCACTCAAGAACTTAAATTTTggtttttttgagccattcagaggtggacttactcctatgatttgaatcattgtcttgctgcataatccagttgtgcttgagtttcaacttacggcctgaagaccagacattctcctttagaaatttctggtaaagagcagaatttatgtttccctcaattattacaagttgcccaagccctgatgcagcaaagcatccccacaccatcacacttccactaCCATGCTTGACCTTAGGTATGATGtactttttgtggaattctgtgttggtttatgccagatgtaactggacccctgtcttccaaacagttccactttcgactcatcagtccacagaatattctcccaaaaggtttgaggatcatcaagatgTGCTTTGGCAAGATTACAAGCATTACAAGCCTTAATGTACTTcggggttagcagtggttttcacctcgccactctttcatggatgccatttttgcccagtgtctttctgatcaTGGAGACAGTGacatttattgatgcaagaggcCTATCGGTCCTTAGATGTTGTTCTTGGCTATTTCGTGACTTCCTAGATGAATAGTTGCTgtactcttggaggaattttggaaggtctgccACCTTTGGGAAATTTCACTACTATGTCTGtttctccatttggagataatggctctcactgtggttctttggagtcccagagcttttgaaatagctttatagCATCAGCATTACCacactgatgcatttcaatcaccttcttcctcattgtttctggaatttctttcaattttggcatagtgtgttactgggtaagaccttttaaccaaattcatactgttgaaaaagttctatttaagtgttgatttgattgaaaagggtttgcagtaatcaggcctggttgcttCTAGtgcagctgaaccccattatgaatgcagttttatagatttggggaattagtaactacaggggcaaatatattttcacattatcatTACAGgtacattatcatttaaaaactgaattttgtgattactcaggttgcctttgttttatgttgcttGCAGTAGTGGCTTGGGGGTTcaagtcgggggttcaagccccggcactaccaagctgccactgttgggtccttgagtaaggcccttaaccttctctgctccagtggTGCCGtaacatggctgaccctgcgctctgactccaacttcctggcatgatggggtatgcgaagaaaagtatttcactgtgctgtgacctataaagactcattatcattatcttagattttgtttaatttctgaaacaatttagtatcagatatacacaaaaacaggagaaatgaaatactttttcacagcactgtatacagCACAATCAACAAACCGATTATGTCCCAAAACTGAATACTAAATAGTAGGCTACTCCACTAGCAGGTGATGCATATACTATTTTAATATAGTATTTAGTTTGCTAGCATGTGATTTGGGTCAGTACACCCAGCTGTATGTTTAATGTGTGCATTGACACTCCAAATGACGAGTGAAACTAGCCTGGAGAAATGTAGCATTGCTGCTGCAAAGCAGCGTATTAATCCTCCCAAATGTAAACATCAGTTACCAATGggttaaatacattttcagttaTTCTCCAACTGCTTTTCAAACTCCTTATGTTCACAACATGGCTCAATTCACTCAGAACAGCTTACAGGTCAGTATGACTGCACACAGCTGACTTGGCTTGGGGCTTAATGACCTTAAAGAATGAATCAGTATATTCCTGCATAGGTTAGAAACAGCAACAGTCTGCAAATTACTGATTACAAAACACTAATCTGTAGGTGTCTCACAACATGATTTGCAATATGCAATGCAAACTAATGAatgttaatgaacattttgGTCTGCTTTATGAAAATTAATGATTAATGGAGCAGGTCatggaaaattgtctttaagCTGGAAATGTAGGAAAGGCAAAGATGTCATTTAAGCAGCTTGAGAtgtgtttcatgtttgtttataaatctGCAGTTTGTGGCAAATGCTTGAAATGCTTTGTAGGaatttgttcttattttttcttactCTGCCCTAAAGCACTGATAAACTAGGGAGAGTTCTCATGTTCTTACTGAATTTACCAGATTAAATTAGCTTTGCCTTCTGCTTTCCCTttcccatttttcctcacacttgCATGTTATTCACACGTTTATTTCAGAGGTTCCCTTGTTCGCCTGCAGTCGATTGAATGTCATGTCTAAAATTCTACCCTGTCAACCTTGCTACTTTCCTACTTTATCACTTAGAGATGAGTTCTCTGTGTAGTTTTGCTCCGCCCCTCTCGCTGATCTCATACTGCTCACGTCTGCTGGAGGCAGTGTGAGTCTCCTGAcctcacacgcgcacacagacacacaagctTTACCTGGATGAATGATGCAAGCTTGCTGTTGCCTAGGTAACAGAATCCTTCATTAAGCGTCCAGAGCTGAGAGACAAATGACACATTTGTTCTATTAGTGAAGCTAGTTTGGGCATAACAAGGGGAAATGTAGGAAATGCTCTTGTGTAGATGCTGTTTGTGTAATGTTGTGGGTAACATAAAGTTTGTTACATGGGGAACTGGAATGATTAATGTTAGTCAGCATTTGATTCAAATAGACCTGAAGGAACCCAATCACACACTAAATTATGGAGCTTTTATTGATAGTTAACCACATTACTGGGGAGAGTTTTCACATTGTTTGTGAATTTAGAAGATTAAATTAGATCCTTGTAAAAGGTCCCTGGTGAGCTATGATTGAGAATTCATGTTTCTGGTCAGCTACATGGGATCAATTAAGGGACATCAGAGAAACAGTTCAGTTTATAGGGTACTGTCTAAGTGAAGATAGACAGTCATATAAGACCATGTCATATTAAGGTCATGACTTCACATTAAACAACACTTTCCTTTTTATGAATAAAGAACAGAAGTATTCTGTTAttacatactatatattataaCGTGACTAGTATAACTACAGCAGTTTTAATAATTTCAGTCTTTACTCTCCaaggttgttggtgattttcattttctgtattgcCCAAAGGATTCACGTGGCTGGTCTCAATAAGGGAGGCATGGACACTTTTATAGAAAACTTGCCTGGCTTCCCTGATAACATCCGTCGCAGCTCCTCTGGTGGTTACTGGGTGGCCATGTCTGCCATCCGGCCAAACCCTGGCTTCTCCATGCTCGACTTCTTGTCACAAAGACCCTGgattaaaaatgtcatatttaagGTAAGTGAATATTACCCATGCATGCTGCCTTACAAAATTATTAGCACCCtcaataaatagccaaaatgaaatttaaatgaaaattttatatatatatatatatatataaccacaACAACTTTATTTTATCTGTTGGCTTCATTGCcccaatgtttaaaaatgtgtttggattgttgtcctacTGGAAGAGCTAACCATGAGTTTTAGTGTCCTGGCAGAGACAGTGATattttaatttggaaaaaaatcatctaaggcctcatttataaaactttgGCAAGCTAATATTTAGGTCCCCAGAAAagaataattgtttattaattcacaGTAAGCATATAAATAGGGTGGATTTGTGTTCTTTTATAACTGTTTGTACAAACACTAGTGGAACCAATATCAAAACAGGAGCATTTTGGAATGTGAGTAATCTAATATcactattaaataaaatggcTAGATGTACTGGCCCATTCAGTCAACTAGGTTAATCCAAGCCAATTAATCATCAAATCACTTGCACATTTATGGAGTTATAGTAGTttctccttaaaaaaaaaaaaagtaattctcTGACTGAACCTGCGTGCATTCTATTTTCCTGATTATGCTTCAGAAAATCAGCAAATGTTGCCACTTGCATTTGGATATTGGCCTGTTTGATATGTGGGTGAGAAAACATTTATACCTTCCTATATGGCTGGCATGATATGGGTCAGGGATGACTCAGTTATGCCAGACCTCATCAGCCCTTGTTGAAAAGTTCGCATTGCAAATATCTCAAAATTGTCAGTGCCTTGTTAGATAGGTCCATAGGGATTGCATGATGTTCGCATGAGGATCTCTCCAGTGCTGGCCGTAATTCAGAACAGAATGCCAAGTAGATGTCCCTTGGGAACATAAGACAGTCATTATTTTAAgccaaaaaaaatcttcttttaaaaaaaataaataaataaaataaaaggcttTCTCATTAGTCTCTTGTTGGTAGaatgctctaaaaaaaaaaaaaaaaaaaaaaaaaaacctccaacaTGTCAGTTTGTCAGTCATCCTGCAATACAAATTCACAACTTTTAATAGCCTGAAACACACTCGTTACTTTTTTGGAAAAGGCTGtacacataaatatgacctggGATTACATGTGGATGTCGGTTAACTCTAAGGTACTTGACACATTTCATGAACACTGTATTTCAGTTATGACCTCAGagtttacagtcatgtgaaaaagagTATACCCTATGAGTATACCCTATGGAAATTGTAGGcgtttttgacatatttggacaagcaaacatttgatcctctttaaaACATTGCCTGTTAATGAAGTTAATAtacttgggggaaaaaacacaaggaacattagctttttcaatcatttattcaacagaaatatcattgTGATatacttctgtggaaaaagtaagtacccCCTTGGcatcagaagctagtattgccccctttagcagaaatctttgatttgtctgcccagagcacattattccaaaaggcctggtctttgcctatatgctcattggcacactgtagtcttgcaacactttttcctggcacacctcccatgcaagtcaaatttgtgcaatctcttcctgattgtagaagcatgcaatTTGACAGCTGCAGGACTTAATAACAGatactgtgatgaaattttgcggttcttggagacttctttttgcatcatctgctcttgggctgaatttgcttgtacggccagtcctggacagaTTGGCaatcgtttgaaatctgtgccagttgtagatgattttctttagagtgaaatgatgtatttcaaataatttggagctctttttaaatcctttgccagactcataggcatccacaacctttttttctgaagacctTATAGAACtctagatcttggcatgatgacaccacacctcaataaaaaagtgaacaccacacactagatatgagagggatataaataagacaggttccacctgcactccctaagcagatTCTAATCACTGGTACCCAATCTTAAACACCCGATTCTAATTTtttggatttgaaggtgtgataaatgtaagggtgtacttactttttccatgtgactgatctgttttttgttaatttaaattgtgaaaattaccacAAGATGtcaattttgtgtgtcatttgatatcaactttattaataggcactgtttgaAAGAGGATGTCAAAAaggccaacaatttccatggggtgtacttactttttccccaAGTCATTCATCGCCCTTTTAGTGTAAATGGTTATTTAAGgtgtgaagcttttttttttttttatagccattGTCTCATTTGTGAAGGTCAGCATCCTTTCTCATTTTGGATATTCTCTGATTTTTTTGCCAAGCTGATTGATAACACAGAATGTCTAGTCTGTCTGtcatctcatatttataccccagtgAAATAAGATGCCATGGTGACCACAAAAGTGTTCCTAATAGTTCATTTTTCCTTAAAAAGGTTAAATATTAATGTCAATCATTTTTGGTGTATTAAAACAATTTTCTGGGTTCTAGTAATTGATCGTTTTACTTCACTGAAACAATGTATTCCTCTCATATTTTTAGTTTATAAATAGCAGTGGTATTTTAATTTCCCCCATTTCCTGTTTTGCCCATCTCTACCAAGGATGCTAACAAATCTGGAGGCCACTGTAGCAGATTTTCATATCAGTGATGCTAGGTGCTTTTGTTCTAGCTTTCAAGTTGATGACTGTTCAATTATTCAGCACGGTTCTCGCATCCAGGGATGTTAAAATCACTTTTATATGATGTGATGGGAATTTGTAAGACAGTAGCAGGGTCCTTGGTGCTAGCTCATTCTCAGTTTGTCTGTGCGTTTTCAGTTCTTCAGCCAGGAAACACTAATGAAGTTTGTGCCACGCTACAGTCTGGTGGTGGAGCTGCAGGATGGAGGaacgtgtgtgcggagtttccATGACCCTCATGGCACTGTGGCGGCCTACATCAGTGAAGCCCATGAGCATAATGGTCACCTTTATCTGGGATCTTTCCGCTCTCCTTACCTGTGTAAACTTGACTTGAGCAAAGTGTAAAACAGTCCTACAGGAACATAGGACTATATGTCACAGGTATTTCCTGGGGCTTCTTTATCAGTCATGTAACATATCCTCAAGAATCAGTAAACCCTTTTTGTGCCCTCTCCCATAATCCTCTGCTGAATTGAGGAACCTGAGTCCTTCACACCCGTTCCTGCATTTAATACAGATGCTGTCATTCAGCTTTGACTCATGTTTAGGTTTTTGTTCTGCTGAGCCATGTGACTATTTTTATTCTCCCTTTTTATGTTGAATGATGTgtaatgtttacacacacacacacacacacaatattatatatatatatatatatatatatatctctatttatatttatatatatttatttatatatatttatatatatttatatatataaaaatatatttatatatatatataaaatatatataaaatatatatatataatatattatatataaaatatatctaaaatatattttatatatatatatatatattatatatatatatataaaatatatctaaaatatattttatatatatatatatatatatatatatatatatatatatatatataaaatatatctaaaatatattttatatatatatatatatatatatatatatatatatatataaaatatatctaaaatatattttatatatatatatatatatataatatttatatatatataattatatatatatatatatatatatatatatatatatatatatatatatatatatatatatatatataaatattatatatataataaatattatatatatatataataattatatatatatataataaatattatatatatatatatatatatatgaataaatgaataaatgagagagagagagatatagatatatacatatatataggcATGCCTGCAGATGTCAGCttgctttatttaaaagagGTGACATGTCTATATTTGTTTTGCTCTTATGACAGCAGGTGCACAGTGTTTGTACtgtgatcttttattttacaCTGGACTGTCATCTGACCCTTAAAATAGAGCTGCTGGTTTACTTGAAAACTTTGCGACAGAAGTATCAGTGCAGATGACGACTTGTGAAATTCATAACTTCTAGTTGCAGGACTGAAATGTAACTGGAATGAAGAAACAGTATTTTACAAATCCATTGCTTTACCTTACAAAATTGACATTAGATATGTTTGAGCGTCTCTGAGCTTCAGTTTGCAAAGCTTTCCGTTTGAGCTTCCGACCATTTCAGCTCTGAATAGGGATATGGCAATTAGCAATAATTTCCTGTTGAATGCTTATGCCAATTAGTGAATTGTTTTAACTGTCTGTGGTAGCATTCATAGCAGCTACTGCATAGCGTgtacaatacatacatacatacatacatacatacatacataaataaataaataaatgtacctGTTGTTTGTATAACATGTCCATATCTTCCGCTGAACAGTATTGTGGGGCTAAAGCTAGAGACTACACAGGATCTGGCTTAATATGAAAGATGGATGCAGTGCAATTCAAAAACAGCTGCATTACTGAATCTTAAAGCAACCTCTTTCTGTCCCTCAAGGatttttgcaatcgcagaaattaacgcaaaatcaagcacactctgcaatattcagggGAGCTTGTGATTtctcaaaattacagcagattttccacagatttggaccaagatgCCACGTGATgccatcacaacacacattcagcaaAAAGCAGTCTTCAATTCACATGTgtcgaacatgaatacagctaaaatttctcatttcatcactgtgaaagtccatgcaaaacaatttcatgccaTTGCAATTTAGCCAATTCAagaagttttctgcaaaaaacagCACAATCAAGCATCTTAGgcctcaacaatcacaaaaaaaaaaaactacggACTGATCTTTATTACCCAACATAGTAGTACCTAACATAGCTCTAGCATAAGCTTTTCTCTTACAGAAGATTACAACCAGACTATATATTCCAACTATATGATCAGGACAGACAATAACTAGGCATTATGCATGATCATTGAAGGTACGTTTCAATTATACATACCAATTGAGTATTTTATTCTTAGCCAATTAACTCAAATTCAAAGCACATTCAGATGCATAGTTATTCGTAATACTTGTTTGAAGGAAGGCAAAGGAAATATGTGGTCTTCATCGTCTTCTGCCATGGTATGGCCCACACTTCAAAGTTACAGCGAAAAGtctgaaatatataaacacaacatttgtccaaatatgtttagAAATAGCAGCATTTGATACTAATGATAAAAGattgaatattgaataaaaCTCAATGAAATGAACTGCAGTGAACTTTATCTAAAGACTATCCAAAGACTATCTAGGGATCAAGTTGTATATGCCATAATTATTAGaactgtatttaatattttcacactCTTTTCCCTCTTGAttttcaacacatttttaagCAGAAAACACGTTTCACCTGTTGCAATGCATCATATTTTGGCTGGAAGTCACATTTAGCAAGGTCAGCATTAGCCTCTCTCTTCTTACACACAGTCCGAGATATCTCAATTTTGAGAATGTACTTTATACCTTTGACAATCTGtgataaagaaaacaaataggGTAGTATGGGCAGTGTGGTGTTACTTTTAGTATATTTCACACCTGAAGACTTATACAAGAGGTAGATTGGAGGTCTTACTTGTCTTTGTGCCTTATCAATGGCTGAAGCCTTAAAAAAGAAGGCATCATTGGACTTGTTGTTGAAGGAGTAGGTTGCAGTAAGGACTGCCATTTGAACTTCTGTATTATTCTTACTGACATTTTGTGGTTTGCCTGGAGCTGGCCCGTTAGCAAAGATACGAACTGGAGATTTTTCTGAAAGAGTTTTAATAATGTACAATTACAGTTATGaaattatcctgttgaaaaataaaaacagtagaaactctcagaatttgtaatggttttaatgggaattgttttggttttaatggaaactgtaatggttcctCTACTGGTagtttgttgccttctattgatggcatgttatgtctagtggatgcCATTAAGGACCAACAATGGTAATgataatagttttaatggttaacagcggATGGTATGTAATGGTATTTTTAGTGGAAACCAACTAATTTCCAATAGAATAGAAAGTTTACTCTCCATATTTGTACGGTCAATGAGCAAACTCTGTTCAGGAAACCATTGCCGAGCAATGAAAGAAGGTGAAAATATAGCATTTCCATGTATAATGGGAAAACTTACAGTGCTTTTACAGTGGTGAAAGAAAAGACTGATTTGTCACCAGGCTTCAGCATTTTTGAAAAGGGGAACATCAGGAGCGCCAAGACATCACATACTATCCGAAATTCAAGGATTCATTCCCACCCAAGAGTGAAATATGAGAGAAAAGTATTCAAGGGTTAAAATTGGTTCAAAAAGCCCAGCAATCACTTTTCACAAAACTCAAGAGAGCTAAAGCTGCTACTGAGGCTTTCTTCAGTCTGTGTTATCTACAGTGGAGCTTGAAAGAAACCGTTAGAATTTTTACATAAATGACctaaatcagattttcacaagtccAAAAAGTAGACAAAGCCCAATTAACAATGAGACAAATATtctacaatatttatttatttattgaggagaaTTATCCAATAtctcatatctgtgagtggcaaaggtATACGAACCTGTAggtttagcagttaatttgaaggtgaaattagagtcagatgttttcaatcaatgggatgacaatcaggtgtgagtgagcgccctgttttatttgaggaacagggatctatcaaagtctgatcttcataaCATATGTTCGTGGAAGTGAATCATGGCATGAACCAGAGAGATTTTTGAGGATCTcataaaaagagttgttgatgctcatcagggtggaaaagtttacaaaaccatctctaaagagtttggactccaccaatccacagtcaggtagattgtgtacaaataaaGGAACTCCaagaccattgttcccctccccaggagtggccGACCCACAAAGATCACTctaagagcaagacgtgtaatactCTGTGAGGTTACAAAGGAACCCTTggtaacttctaaacaactaaaggcCTTTCTCACCTCTGGCTAATGTTGGCTAaagtatcatggtttggacctgttgtgctgcatctgggccaggatggcttgccatcTTTGATGGGACAATGAAGTCTGAAGTATACCAGAGAATACTAAAGGaaaacatctgttcatgaattgaatctcaagagaaagtgggctATGCagcaatgttttggaatggccaagtcaaagtcctgaccttaatcaaCAGATACTGGAAATATTTAGTTGTGGTTATTGCTGCATAACAGATAGTGAaagcaaaaggttcacatatttttgccactcacagatacataatattggattattttcctcaataaataaatgaccaagtacaataattttgtgtcatttgtttaattgggttctctttgtctacttttaggactgaaaatctgatgatgttttaggtcatatttatgcagaaatatagaaaaatctaaagggttaacaaacattcaagcaccactgtatttccTGATGAAGCACAACAAGCCCCTTTAATGatggtgaggtttttttttttttttttttaaagtgatgaCTGTCACTGCTTACTGACCCCATTCATgcactttaaaaacaaagacataCAAAATGGCAATTAACAGTGTGCTTCTTGGTCCAGC encodes:
- the apmap gene encoding adipocyte plasma membrane-associated protein is translated as MNETEGLRFRKLNRPQILTDDSREPQNKSTSTYSGKVFRVTLLSLAVFLILPVLVVTFLLDSPIQPEAFSLNEPPLMTGCFEPNLKLRQAERLFEDQLIGPESIANIGDILYTGTADGRIVKIDGRKINVVATLGKPPCGSPEQEHVCGRPLGIRVGPNGTLFVADAYLGLFEVNPVTGETTLLVSTKMMVGGRRLSFVNDLDVTQDGKKVYFTDSSSRWQRRDFMKLIMEATADGRVLEYDTETKEVAVMMENLRFPNGIQLLPDEESVLVAETTMARIRRIHVAGLNKGGMDTFIENLPGFPDNIRRSSSGGYWVAMSAIRPNPGFSMLDFLSQRPWIKNVIFKFFSQETLMKFVPRYSLVVELQDGGTCVRSFHDPHGTVAAYISEAHEHNGHLYLGSFRSPYLCKLDLSKV
- the LOC128605373 gene encoding cystatin-F, coding for MGACYHLLLVFLLAGFCSSEKSPVRIFANGPAPGKPQNVSKNNTEVQMAVLTATYSFNNKSNDAFFFKASAIDKAQRQIVKGIKYILKIEISRTVCKKREANADLAKCDFQPKYDALQQTFRCNFEVWAIPWQKTMKTTYFLCLPSNKYYE